A window of the Canis aureus isolate CA01 chromosome 29, VMU_Caureus_v.1.0, whole genome shotgun sequence genome harbors these coding sequences:
- the CCDC186 gene encoding coiled-coil domain-containing protein 186 isoform X3, whose translation MNCQATRCQTKIRNKFEEVQSEVVSISMSETEHIASISSDKNIGKTFELKEDSSNSFSGDESSLENESKLSSLNFDKTSCQPNEHNEIEAQENSIQDHSGGVDSCAKTDICPENSEQIASFPGGDFTKQVLKTNETEQTVTQILAELRSSTFTEAANQKTYSESPYDTDCTKKLISKIKNVSASEDLLEEIESELLSTEFAEHRVPNGMNKGERALVMFEKCVQEKYLQQEHTIKK comes from the coding sequence atGTCAAACGAAGATCAGGAACAAATTTGAAGAAGTGCAGAGTGAGGTGGTGTCAATCAGCATGTCAGAGACAGAGCACATAGCCTCCATTTCCTCTGataaaaatattgggaaaacATTTGAATTAAAGGAAGACTCCAGCAACTCATTTTCTGGTGATGAAAGCAGCTTAGAAAATGAATCTAAACTGTCATCATTAAACTTTGATAAAACTTCATGTCAGCCTAATGAACATAATGAAATCGAAGCACAGGAAAATTCTATTCAGGATCATAGTGGAGGTGTGGATTCTTGTGCTAAAACAGACATATGCCCAGAAAATTCTGAACAAATAGCCAGTTTTCCTGGTGGAGATTTTACAAAGCAagttttgaaaacaaatgaaaccgAGCAGACAGTAACACAAATATTGGCGGAATTAAGGTCATCTACATTTACAGAAGCAGCAAATCAAAAGACTTACTCAGAAAGTCCCTATGATACAGACTGCACCAAGAAacttatttcaaaaatcaaaaatgtTTCAGCATCAGAGGATTTGTTGGAAGAAATAGAATCTGAGCTCTTATCTACAGAGTTTGCAGAACACCGAGTACCAAATGGAATGAATAAGGGAGAACGTGCATTAGTTATGTTTGAAAAGTGTGTGCAAGAGAAGTATTTACAGCAGGAACACACCATAAAGaagtaa